In one Novosphingopyxis iocasae genomic region, the following are encoded:
- a CDS encoding MipA/OmpV family protein: MRLSIIAAGLSAALIAVPALAQQAPANIPPLKDTVYAGDWVTIGGGVGVSPSYEGSDDYVFFPVPGAAGSVGGVNFQPKGTGIGADIINDPDDAKVGFVFGPVARVRLDRTRQIKDDVVKRLGKLDTAVELGAQAGIQYSGIITPYDTLSATVDVVWDVAGAHKGRVITPSVSFLTPVSRGAAVVLSVSADHVDDNFAEYYYSISPSGSLASGLPTYNAKGGFQSVGANLLGTYDLDGDLTNGGFAIFGLAGYSRILGNFADSPIVADRGSADQFIGGIGIGYTF, translated from the coding sequence ATGCGCCTATCCATTATCGCCGCCGGCCTTTCGGCCGCTCTTATCGCCGTGCCTGCTCTCGCACAGCAAGCGCCCGCGAACATCCCGCCGTTGAAGGATACGGTCTATGCCGGGGACTGGGTGACGATCGGCGGTGGCGTCGGTGTTAGCCCCAGCTATGAAGGCTCGGACGATTATGTTTTCTTCCCCGTGCCTGGCGCCGCGGGCAGCGTGGGCGGCGTGAATTTCCAGCCCAAGGGCACCGGTATCGGTGCGGACATCATCAATGATCCCGATGATGCCAAGGTGGGTTTCGTATTCGGCCCCGTCGCGCGCGTCCGGCTGGATCGCACGCGGCAGATCAAGGACGATGTGGTCAAGCGTCTCGGCAAGCTCGATACGGCGGTGGAGCTGGGCGCGCAGGCGGGCATCCAATATTCCGGCATCATCACGCCCTATGACACGCTCTCGGCCACGGTCGACGTCGTTTGGGACGTCGCCGGGGCGCACAAGGGCCGCGTGATCACCCCATCTGTCAGCTTCCTCACCCCCGTCAGCCGCGGCGCTGCCGTCGTGCTTTCGGTAAGCGCGGATCATGTCGACGATAATTTCGCCGAATATTATTATTCGATCAGCCCCTCGGGTTCACTGGCGAGCGGCCTACCGACCTATAATGCCAAGGGCGGCTTCCAGAGCGTGGGGGCCAACCTGCTGGGCACCTATGATCTGGACGGAGACCTGACGAACGGCGGCTTCGCGATCTTCGGTTTGGCCGGCTATTCCCGGATCCTCGGCAACTTCGCCGACAGCCCGATCGTCGCCGACCGTGGCAGCGCCGACCAGTTCATCGGCGGCATCGGCATCGGTTATACGTTCTGA
- a CDS encoding DUF2141 domain-containing protein — MIARFAMSAALLAAATAAAPAPTGKLDLSFTNLRSAKGNLLVCITADPRYFPDCTDDPDKRFLTVPAARPVLQLSGLPAKRFAVTVHHDENANDKLDTFVGVPKEGIGFSRNPRISFGPPKFDKVALPIAPGTNREAVKLQYFL; from the coding sequence ATGATCGCGCGTTTCGCGATGTCCGCCGCGTTGCTGGCCGCTGCCACCGCCGCGGCCCCTGCCCCCACAGGCAAGCTTGATCTGTCCTTTACCAACCTGCGATCCGCCAAGGGCAATCTTCTGGTCTGCATCACCGCGGACCCGCGCTACTTCCCCGATTGCACGGACGATCCGGACAAGCGTTTTCTGACGGTTCCCGCAGCAAGGCCGGTGCTGCAGCTTAGCGGCCTTCCCGCCAAGCGCTTTGCGGTGACCGTCCACCATGATGAAAACGCGAACGACAAGCTGGATACCTTTGTCGGCGTGCCGAAGGAGGGGATCGGATTTTCGCGCAACCCGCGGATCAGCTTTGGCCCGCCGAAGTTCGACAAGGTGGCCCTGCCGATTGCGCCGGGCACCAACCGGGAAGCGGTGAAACTGCAATATTTTCTGTGA
- a CDS encoding sterol desaturase family protein, whose protein sequence is MTALLISLAASTLAMTLIVAVRYWATSGAFAWVTSRVRPGLYDKLRPQIGREIRWSLYSAVIYGVPAGVVMWGWQERGWTAIYADVTAYPLWYLPVSLFIYLFAHDTWFYWTHRWMHRPKWFKIAHAVHHDSRPPTAWAAMSFHPIEALTGAVVIPVLVFLVPIHVAVLGTVLAIMTLMGVTNHMGWEMFPRWWTEGPLGRWTITASHHQRHHERYNCNYGLYFRFWDRVCGTDKGLGAFEEKRI, encoded by the coding sequence ATGACCGCGCTTCTGATCTCCCTGGCCGCCTCGACGCTGGCGATGACGCTGATCGTGGCGGTGCGCTATTGGGCGACGAGCGGGGCGTTCGCCTGGGTGACCAGCCGCGTTCGGCCCGGCCTGTATGACAAGCTGCGCCCCCAGATCGGGCGAGAGATTCGCTGGTCGCTCTATAGCGCGGTGATCTACGGCGTACCCGCCGGGGTGGTGATGTGGGGCTGGCAGGAGCGCGGCTGGACCGCGATCTATGCCGACGTCACGGCCTATCCCTTATGGTATCTGCCGGTCTCGCTGTTCATCTATCTGTTCGCGCACGACACCTGGTTCTACTGGACCCACCGCTGGATGCATCGGCCCAAATGGTTCAAGATCGCCCATGCCGTGCACCATGACAGCCGCCCGCCCACCGCCTGGGCGGCGATGAGCTTTCACCCCATCGAAGCGCTGACGGGCGCGGTCGTGATCCCGGTGCTGGTCTTCCTGGTGCCGATCCATGTGGCGGTGCTGGGCACGGTGCTCGCCATCATGACGCTGATGGGGGTCACCAACCATATGGGGTGGGAGATGTTTCCGCGCTGGTGGACCGAAGGGCCGCTCGGTCGCTGGACCATCACGGCAAGCCATCACCAGCGCCATCATGAGCGCTATAACTGCAATTACGGGCTCTATTTCCGCTTCTGGGACCGCGTTTGCGGCACGGACAAGGGACTGGGCGCCTTCGAGGAGAAACGGATATGA
- the crtY gene encoding lycopene beta-cyclase CrtY yields the protein MLEKRTCDLAIVGGGLAGGLIALALRRLRPELEILLIESGDYFGGNHLWSYFSSDVAPEHRWLTAPLVTHGWSGNEVRFPGHSRQLDGIYYSIESERLDEVIREQLPERMRVTGVTVASVTPTAVALKGHGRIRAGGVIDCRGPADTAALDCGWQKFVGQLLELEEPHGLSKPVIMDATVEQKDGYRFVYCLPFTPTKVFVEDTYYSDKPDLDRRTLSQRIGAYADVQGWQVMRTLREESGVLPVVHGGDLDAYWKSGGERTAKAGSRAGLFHPMTSYSLPDAVRTAMAIAEQDDLSGDALHRFTYKLARAHWRDAAFYRMLGKLLFIGAKPGERNKVFERFYTLNADLIARFYAGRTTAADKLRILSGKPPIPISNALRAIWGK from the coding sequence ATGCTCGAAAAACGCACCTGCGATCTCGCTATTGTCGGCGGCGGCCTGGCCGGGGGACTGATCGCGCTCGCGCTGCGGCGGCTGCGGCCGGAACTGGAAATCCTGCTCATCGAAAGCGGCGATTATTTCGGCGGCAATCATCTGTGGAGCTATTTCTCCAGCGACGTCGCGCCCGAACATCGCTGGCTTACCGCGCCGCTCGTCACCCATGGCTGGAGCGGGAACGAGGTGCGCTTCCCCGGCCATAGCCGCCAGCTCGACGGCATCTATTATTCGATCGAGAGCGAGCGGCTGGACGAGGTGATCCGCGAGCAACTGCCCGAACGCATGCGCGTGACCGGCGTGACCGTCGCCTCCGTGACCCCCACCGCGGTGGCGCTGAAGGGCCATGGCCGCATCCGCGCAGGCGGCGTGATCGATTGCCGCGGGCCTGCCGATACCGCCGCACTCGATTGCGGATGGCAGAAATTCGTCGGCCAGCTGCTGGAGCTGGAGGAGCCGCATGGCCTCAGTAAGCCAGTCATCATGGACGCCACGGTGGAGCAAAAGGACGGCTATCGCTTCGTCTACTGCCTGCCCTTCACGCCGACCAAGGTCTTCGTTGAGGACACCTATTATAGCGACAAGCCCGATCTGGATCGGCGCACGCTGTCGCAGCGCATCGGCGCCTATGCCGATGTGCAAGGGTGGCAGGTGATGCGCACCTTGCGCGAGGAATCGGGCGTGCTTCCCGTGGTGCATGGCGGCGATCTGGACGCCTATTGGAAGTCGGGCGGAGAGCGCACCGCCAAGGCCGGCAGCCGCGCCGGGCTGTTCCACCCGATGACGAGCTATTCGCTGCCCGATGCAGTGCGCACCGCCATGGCGATTGCCGAACAGGACGATCTTTCGGGCGATGCGCTGCACCGCTTCACCTACAAGCTGGCGCGCGCCCATTGGCGCGATGCCGCCTTCTACCGGATGCTCGGCAAACTGCTGTTCATCGGTGCCAAGCCGGGCGAGCGGAACAAGGTGTTCGAGCGTTTCTATACCCTCAATGCCGATCTCATCGCCCGCTTCTATGCCGGGCGCACCACGGCGGCGGACAAGCTGCGCATATTGTCCGGTAAGCCCCCCATCCCCATATCCAACGCCTTGCGCGCGATCTGGGGAAAATAA
- a CDS encoding phytoene desaturase, translating into MATVTDHGTDFGTGPGSREPDLFGDAPRPAATGRRAIVIGAGFGGLALAIRLQSAGVATTLIEARDKPGGRGYYWEKDGFVFDAGPTVITDPDCLRELWSLTGADMSRDVELQPVTPFYRLNWVDGTNFDYTNDEAKLNEEIRKLNPDDVEGYARFLEYSEGVFEEGYLKLGHKAFLDFPSMIKAAPALAKYQAWRSVYSIVSKFVKNEKLREALSFHTLLVGGNPMTTSAIYALIHKLEKDGGVWFAKGGTNRLVAGMAAHFERLGGRMRLGDPVAHIDMLGDRATGVTTESGWHADADVVASNGDIVHSYKDLLGQTTRGKQMAKRLSKKKYSPSLFVVHFGIEGRWPGIPHHMILFGPRYDGLLKDIYDHGVLPRDFSIYLHHPTVTDPSMAPEGCSTFYALVPVAHMGKLPIDWDEAGPKLERRVLDEVGRRLIPDIHDRIVTKFHYAPPDFARDLSAHMGSAFSLEPILTQSAFFRAHNRDDVIGNLYFVGAGTHPGAGIPGVVGSAKATAGLMLEDLGVR; encoded by the coding sequence ATGGCGACCGTTACCGACCATGGCACCGACTTCGGCACCGGCCCGGGCAGCCGCGAGCCCGATCTGTTCGGCGATGCGCCCCGCCCCGCCGCCACCGGTCGCAGGGCCATCGTCATCGGCGCGGGCTTCGGCGGTCTGGCGCTGGCCATCCGCCTGCAGTCCGCCGGCGTTGCCACGACGCTGATCGAGGCGCGCGACAAGCCCGGCGGCCGCGGCTATTATTGGGAAAAGGACGGCTTCGTGTTCGATGCCGGCCCCACCGTAATCACCGATCCCGATTGCCTGCGCGAACTCTGGTCGCTCACCGGCGCGGACATGAGCCGCGACGTCGAACTCCAGCCCGTCACGCCCTTCTATCGCCTGAACTGGGTGGACGGCACCAATTTCGACTACACCAATGACGAAGCCAAGCTGAACGAGGAAATCCGCAAGCTCAATCCGGACGACGTCGAAGGCTATGCCCGCTTCCTGGAATATAGCGAGGGCGTGTTCGAGGAAGGCTATCTGAAGCTGGGCCACAAGGCGTTCCTGGACTTCCCCAGCATGATCAAGGCCGCCCCCGCGCTCGCCAAATATCAGGCATGGCGCTCGGTCTATTCGATCGTCTCGAAATTCGTGAAGAACGAGAAGCTGCGCGAGGCGCTGAGCTTCCACACCCTCCTCGTCGGCGGCAATCCGATGACGACGAGCGCCATCTACGCCCTCATCCACAAGCTGGAAAAAGACGGCGGCGTGTGGTTCGCCAAGGGCGGCACCAACCGGCTGGTTGCCGGCATGGCCGCGCATTTCGAGCGGCTGGGCGGGCGCATGCGGCTGGGTGACCCCGTCGCGCATATCGACATGCTGGGCGACCGCGCGACGGGCGTGACGACTGAGAGCGGCTGGCATGCGGACGCCGATGTCGTCGCCAGCAACGGCGATATCGTGCACAGCTACAAGGACCTGCTGGGCCAGACGACGCGCGGCAAGCAGATGGCCAAGCGCCTGTCGAAGAAGAAATATTCGCCTTCCCTCTTCGTCGTGCATTTCGGGATCGAGGGCCGCTGGCCCGGCATTCCGCACCATATGATCCTGTTCGGCCCGCGCTATGACGGCCTTCTGAAGGACATTTACGATCACGGCGTCCTGCCGCGCGATTTCTCGATCTACCTCCACCACCCCACCGTCACCGATCCGTCGATGGCGCCGGAGGGCTGCTCCACTTTCTACGCGCTCGTACCGGTCGCCCATATGGGCAAGCTGCCGATCGATTGGGACGAGGCGGGCCCGAAGCTGGAGCGCCGCGTGCTGGACGAGGTCGGGCGGCGGCTGATCCCCGACATCCATGACCGGATCGTCACCAAATTCCACTACGCCCCGCCGGACTTCGCGCGCGATCTCTCCGCGCATATGGGCAGCGCGTTCAGCCTGGAGCCGATCCTGACGCAAAGCGCCTTCTTCCGCGCGCACAACCGCGACGATGTGATCGGCAATCTCTATTTCGTGGGCGCCGGCACCCATCCCGGCGCCGGCATCCCCGGCGTGGTCGGCAGCGCCAAGGCGACGGCGGGGCTGATGCTGGAGGATCTGGGGGTTCGGTAA
- a CDS encoding TIGR00730 family Rossman fold protein yields MSRTLKALAVYCGSATPADPVYIETAKTVGRTLAERGIRVVYGGGRLGLMGAVADAALAAGGEVIGVIPEALVGSEVAHRGCTELRVVGGMHERKQAFTDLSDGFVTLPGGVGTMDELWEAISWAQLGYHDKPVGLLNVGGFYDHLIAFNRHMIDVGFIRAQHAGIMVQAEEIGALVDKLADYQPHRTIFQMKADDL; encoded by the coding sequence ATGTCACGCACTCTCAAAGCCCTCGCCGTCTATTGCGGCTCCGCCACCCCGGCCGATCCCGTCTATATCGAAACCGCGAAAACCGTTGGTCGCACTTTGGCCGAGCGGGGCATTCGCGTGGTTTATGGCGGCGGCAGGCTGGGCCTGATGGGCGCCGTAGCCGATGCCGCGCTGGCAGCGGGGGGCGAGGTGATCGGGGTAATTCCCGAGGCGCTCGTCGGCAGCGAAGTCGCGCATCGCGGCTGTACGGAGCTGCGCGTCGTCGGCGGGATGCATGAGCGCAAGCAGGCGTTCACGGACCTCAGCGACGGGTTCGTCACGCTGCCCGGCGGCGTCGGCACGATGGACGAATTGTGGGAGGCGATCAGCTGGGCGCAGCTCGGCTATCATGACAAGCCGGTGGGCCTCCTCAATGTCGGCGGCTTCTACGATCATCTGATCGCCTTCAACCGCCACATGATCGACGTCGGTTTCATCCGCGCGCAGCATGCCGGCATCATGGTGCAGGCCGAGGAAATCGGCGCGCTGGTCGACAAGCTGGCGGACTATCAGCCGCACCGCACGATCTTCCAGATGAAGGCGGACGATCTGTGA
- a CDS encoding phytoene/squalene synthase family protein — MTSLDRPALVAHAKDSIAKGSRSFALASRLFDREARERAWLLYAWCRKCDDLADGQDHGHGMSVIDDAADRLSYLTGMTEAAWNGTETGEPAFDGFGLVARECRIPRRYADDLIAGFALDAEEWRPRSEADLYRYCYHVAGAVGCMMAILMGVGPEDEAVLDRATDLGLAFQLANIARDIAEDAAADRCYLPMEWLAEFDVPPGRHMAPPFRPALKAMAKRLCDASERYEASARVGAQALPKRSRWAVLAAAGIYGDIARKVRDLGVHAWDHRVHTSKREKLLWVARARAQAAGTPEPAGREGLWSRADLEK; from the coding sequence GTGACTAGCCTCGATCGCCCCGCCCTCGTCGCACATGCGAAGGACAGCATCGCGAAGGGATCGCGCAGCTTCGCCCTCGCCTCCCGCCTGTTCGACCGGGAAGCGCGCGAGCGGGCCTGGCTGCTCTACGCCTGGTGCCGCAAATGCGACGATCTGGCCGACGGGCAGGACCATGGCCATGGCATGAGCGTGATCGACGATGCAGCCGATCGCCTCAGCTATCTCACCGGCATGACCGAGGCCGCCTGGAACGGTACCGAAACCGGGGAGCCTGCCTTCGACGGCTTCGGGCTGGTGGCGCGCGAATGCCGCATCCCGCGCCGTTATGCCGACGATCTGATCGCAGGCTTCGCGCTGGATGCCGAGGAATGGCGGCCGCGCAGCGAGGCGGACCTGTACCGCTATTGCTATCATGTCGCGGGCGCGGTCGGCTGCATGATGGCGATCCTGATGGGCGTGGGCCCGGAGGACGAGGCCGTGCTGGACCGCGCGACCGACCTCGGCCTTGCATTCCAGCTTGCCAATATCGCGCGCGACATTGCCGAGGATGCGGCCGCCGACCGCTGCTATCTGCCGATGGAATGGCTCGCCGAATTCGACGTGCCGCCCGGCCGCCACATGGCCCCGCCCTTCCGCCCCGCGCTCAAAGCGATGGCGAAGCGGCTATGCGATGCCTCCGAGCGCTATGAGGCGAGCGCGCGCGTCGGCGCGCAGGCGCTGCCCAAGCGCAGCCGCTGGGCGGTGCTGGCGGCGGCGGGAATCTATGGAGACATCGCTCGCAAGGTCCGCGATCTCGGCGTGCACGCCTGGGACCACCGGGTACACACGTCCAAGCGCGAAAAACTGCTCTGGGTGGCGCGGGCAAGGGCCCAGGCGGCGGGCACGCCGGAGCCGGCGGGACGCGAGGGATTGTGGAGCCGGGCGGATTTAGAGAAGTAA
- a CDS encoding 3'(2'),5'-bisphosphate nucleotidase CysQ encodes MSVFDPSDIVAAAREAGDYALARWRRGEKPDAKTWEKSPGHPVCDIDIAVDELLKERLGAILPEAGWLSEETEDDSDRTRRDWTWLVDPVDGTRDYIRGRAGWAISIALMKGGRPVFSVIHAPVGDRCFTARRGEGALLNGEPIEASERQDLPGARVPCDGLARVDRDLTMVAKPNSIALRICMVASGEADMVATLRWGNEWDVAAANLIAAEAGATVSDALGDPIRYNKASPRDFGLIVSAPGIHAAVVERLADRAAEILGGA; translated from the coding sequence GTGAGCGTCTTCGACCCTTCCGATATCGTGGCCGCGGCGCGCGAGGCGGGGGACTATGCGCTGGCCCGCTGGCGCCGGGGCGAGAAGCCCGATGCGAAGACCTGGGAAAAGTCGCCCGGCCATCCGGTCTGCGATATCGACATCGCGGTCGACGAGCTGCTGAAGGAGCGGCTCGGCGCGATCCTGCCGGAAGCGGGCTGGCTGTCCGAGGAGACCGAGGACGACAGCGACCGGACGCGGCGCGACTGGACCTGGCTGGTCGATCCCGTCGACGGCACGCGCGATTATATCCGCGGGCGCGCCGGCTGGGCGATCTCCATCGCGCTGATGAAAGGCGGGCGGCCCGTCTTCTCCGTCATCCACGCGCCGGTGGGGGACCGCTGCTTCACTGCACGGCGGGGCGAGGGCGCGCTCCTGAACGGCGAGCCGATCGAGGCGAGTGAACGGCAGGACTTGCCCGGTGCGCGCGTGCCCTGCGACGGCCTGGCCCGCGTCGACCGCGATCTCACCATGGTCGCCAAACCCAACAGCATCGCGCTTCGCATCTGCATGGTGGCGAGCGGCGAGGCCGACATGGTGGCGACGCTGCGCTGGGGGAATGAGTGGGACGTCGCCGCCGCGAACCTGATCGCCGCGGAAGCGGGCGCGACCGTCAGCGACGCGCTGGGCGATCCGATCCGCTACAACAAGGCAAGCCCGCGCGATTTCGGCTTGATCGTCAGCGCGCCGGGCATCCATGCGGCGGTGGTGGAACGGCTGGCGGACCGGGCGGCGGAGATATTGGGCGGGGCGTAA
- a CDS encoding TldD/PmbA family protein, producing the protein MLDEKQALERAELLVSAAIDAGADAADALYSGGASTEISVRLGKLEDAGRSEGEEIGLRLFVGKRSASVSSSALAPELLRDLAERAVAMAKAAPEDPYAGLAPEERLMKEPLPDLDLDDGAAADPDALREAALAAEDAARAVSGVTGSEGGGASVGRSVVALATSTGFGAAYARSSHSLSASVLAGESGARERDYAYRTARHAADLPDPAEIGRKAGERAAARLNPVDMTGGAMPVIFDPRVGGSLIGHLLGAMSGPAAARRATFLLDLMGERLFDSGIDILDDPHRPRGLASKSVDGEGLPTAPSKLVDAGRPTGWLLNVASARQLGLEPNGHATRGVGGSPGVGASNVHMVPGKDSPAALMAGIERGVYLTELIGQGVNAITGDYSRGAGGFLIENGEITRPVREITVAGNLKDMFAAMTPADDLDFTRSLNVPTLRVDGMTVAA; encoded by the coding sequence ATGCTGGATGAAAAACAGGCGCTGGAACGCGCAGAACTGCTGGTCTCCGCCGCAATCGACGCAGGCGCGGACGCTGCCGACGCGCTCTATTCGGGCGGCGCGTCGACGGAAATCTCGGTGCGCCTCGGCAAGCTGGAAGATGCCGGGCGGTCGGAGGGCGAGGAGATCGGCCTGCGCCTGTTCGTCGGCAAGCGTTCCGCCAGCGTATCGAGCAGCGCGCTGGCCCCGGAGCTGCTGCGCGATCTTGCCGAGCGCGCGGTGGCGATGGCCAAGGCGGCGCCGGAAGATCCCTATGCCGGCCTCGCGCCCGAAGAGCGGCTGATGAAAGAGCCTCTGCCCGATCTCGATCTGGACGACGGCGCGGCCGCCGATCCCGATGCTCTACGTGAGGCGGCGCTGGCCGCAGAAGACGCCGCGCGCGCCGTTTCCGGTGTGACGGGCAGCGAGGGCGGCGGGGCGAGCGTGGGCCGATCGGTCGTGGCGCTTGCCACCAGCACCGGTTTCGGAGCTGCTTATGCTCGCTCCAGCCACAGCCTGTCGGCCAGCGTCCTTGCCGGGGAAAGCGGCGCGCGGGAGCGGGATTACGCCTATCGCACGGCCCGCCACGCTGCCGATCTGCCCGATCCCGCCGAAATCGGCCGCAAGGCGGGCGAGCGGGCGGCGGCGCGGCTGAACCCGGTGGACATGACCGGCGGCGCAATGCCCGTGATCTTCGATCCGCGCGTCGGCGGCAGCCTGATCGGCCATCTGCTCGGCGCGATGTCCGGCCCCGCCGCGGCCCGGCGCGCGACCTTTCTGCTCGATCTCATGGGCGAGCGGCTCTTCGACAGCGGCATCGACATTCTGGACGATCCGCACCGCCCGCGCGGTCTTGCCTCCAAAAGCGTGGACGGCGAGGGCCTGCCGACCGCGCCGTCCAAACTGGTCGATGCGGGGCGGCCCACCGGCTGGCTGCTCAACGTCGCTTCCGCGCGCCAGCTGGGGCTGGAGCCGAACGGCCACGCCACGCGCGGTGTCGGCGGATCGCCGGGCGTGGGCGCAAGCAACGTGCATATGGTGCCCGGTAAGGACAGCCCCGCCGCGCTGATGGCGGGCATCGAACGCGGCGTCTATCTGACCGAGCTGATCGGCCAGGGCGTCAACGCCATCACCGGCGATTACAGCCGCGGCGCAGGCGGCTTTCTGATCGAAAACGGCGAGATTACGCGGCCCGTGCGCGAGATTACCGTGGCGGGCAATTTGAAGGATATGTTCGCGGCCATGACGCCCGCGGACGATCTGGACTTCACCCGCTCGCTCAACGTGCCCACGCTGCGCGTCGACGGCATGACCGTGGCCGCGTGA
- a CDS encoding sensor histidine kinase has protein sequence MIERLKRIWRELLSPERQHGYGTTLLPAAVALSILILLSGGIATMGAIDSEREAREASQYTTGVIARLEKVRALAVDAETGQRGYLLTGQRRYLKPLKEAMEREALLLDELKTYAYGNMEGPQENWLMQIDRLTSEHLAETQASVRMARRGNRNEAIETLKMGSDMRRMDRLRVLIDQYENYEYQRQAAGLAEARQYAQIGGRQVLVVVTVLILLLLLIAYLLWRNSRLLQTETELSEITEAKEQVELISRELNHRVKNLFAVVMAIISMTARRESDAKVAGEKMRERVNALARAHQLTLDQDGGRAVSLGSLVDNVLAPYLSDRLRYETDGPEVQLIPRYATPIGLALHEMATNAVKYGAWCQESGGVISVRWTVEEDENLQKVALVWQESGGPPVTAPSEDGKGFGSQLVLSSLRQIGGRFESIWPEKGFEARLFFAVQREPDKD, from the coding sequence ATGATCGAGCGCCTCAAACGAATTTGGCGGGAACTGCTCAGCCCCGAGCGCCAGCATGGCTATGGCACCACCTTGCTGCCCGCGGCGGTGGCGCTCAGCATTCTCATCCTGCTGTCCGGAGGCATCGCCACCATGGGCGCGATCGACAGCGAGCGGGAAGCGCGTGAGGCAAGCCAGTACACCACCGGTGTGATCGCCCGGTTGGAGAAGGTCCGCGCGCTGGCGGTGGACGCGGAAACCGGCCAGCGCGGCTATCTGCTGACCGGCCAGCGGCGCTATCTCAAGCCGCTGAAGGAAGCCATGGAACGCGAGGCGCTGTTGCTCGATGAGCTGAAGACCTACGCCTATGGCAATATGGAAGGCCCGCAGGAGAACTGGTTGATGCAGATCGACCGGCTGACGAGCGAGCATCTTGCAGAGACACAAGCCAGCGTGCGGATGGCCCGGCGCGGCAATCGCAACGAAGCGATCGAGACGCTGAAGATGGGCAGCGACATGCGCCGGATGGACCGCCTTCGCGTGCTGATCGACCAATATGAGAATTACGAATATCAGCGGCAGGCTGCCGGGCTGGCCGAGGCGCGGCAATATGCGCAGATCGGCGGCCGGCAGGTGCTGGTGGTCGTCACCGTCCTGATTCTGCTGCTGCTGCTCATCGCCTATCTGCTTTGGCGCAATTCCCGGCTGCTGCAGACCGAGACCGAACTCAGTGAGATCACCGAGGCAAAGGAACAGGTCGAACTCATCAGCCGCGAACTCAATCACCGCGTAAAAAACCTGTTCGCGGTGGTCATGGCCATCATCAGCATGACCGCGCGGCGAGAGAGCGACGCGAAGGTGGCGGGCGAGAAAATGCGCGAGCGGGTCAACGCGCTGGCCCGCGCGCATCAGCTGACGCTGGATCAGGATGGTGGACGCGCGGTCAGTCTTGGCTCGCTGGTGGACAATGTGCTCGCGCCCTATCTTTCCGATCGGCTGCGCTATGAAACCGACGGGCCGGAGGTGCAGCTGATCCCGCGCTATGCCACCCCGATCGGCCTCGCGCTGCACGAAATGGCGACCAACGCGGTGAAATATGGAGCCTGGTGCCAGGAAAGTGGCGGCGTCATCTCGGTCCGCTGGACGGTCGAAGAGGATGAGAACCTGCAGAAGGTTGCGCTCGTCTGGCAGGAAAGCGGCGGCCCGCCAGTCACCGCGCCGAGTGAGGATGGCAAGGGCTTCGGCAGCCAGCTGGTGCTGTCGAGCTTGCGCCAGATCGGCGGCCGGTTCGAGAGCATTTGGCCCGAAAAGGGTTTCGAAGCGAGACTCTTTTTTGCAGTGCAGCGGGAACCTGACAAAGATTAG
- a CDS encoding response regulator, translating into MSTFTVMLAEDEALIALDMVDCLRERGINVVGPCMSLDDCLNCIDGPHRIDAAILDVDLAGQDVFPAALKLKKRGIPFVFHSGHCTADTLPPELAGVKLYEKPAGIGKIADNLSAIAA; encoded by the coding sequence ATGAGCACATTCACCGTCATGCTGGCCGAGGACGAAGCGCTGATCGCGCTCGACATGGTCGATTGCTTGCGCGAGCGGGGCATCAACGTGGTTGGCCCGTGCATGTCGCTGGACGATTGCTTGAATTGCATCGACGGCCCGCATCGCATCGACGCAGCCATTCTGGATGTCGACCTGGCGGGCCAGGACGTGTTCCCCGCAGCGCTCAAGCTGAAGAAGCGCGGTATTCCGTTCGTGTTCCATAGCGGGCACTGTACCGCCGACACCCTGCCGCCCGAACTTGCGGGCGTGAAGCTCTATGAAAAGCCCGCAGGGATCGGCAAGATCGCCGACAATCTGAGCGCCATCGCCGCCTAG